GGTGCTGGATATTTTAATCATTTGAATCTGTTGTTTGCTTGAATTACTTGCAGGATCACGCACCGAAAGGCAAAATTCGCCGGATTAGGTACCACTTTTGGTGTCCATTACACGTTAGCCGCCTACACCATGACGGCGCCGCTTCCTTCACACACCGACCGAGTTAGATCGCTACTTGCACAGGTCGAACCCGACCGCGATGCAATGCTGAAGCTCGGGGTCGGCGTGTTCGGAACTGCGGGCGCCCCAATGTTCCCGCTCGATCTCATGGCCTTCGGTGCAGTCAAGCGCAACATCAGCACCGCACGTGCGTTCCACATGATGATTGAATCATGGAACATGGTCTGTGCGAGGTCGCTGCTGCGAATTCACATCGATACGTCGCTACGCTTCTCCGCGGCCTGGCTTGTCGAAAAGCCGCACGAGTTTGCAACTCACGTTCTCAAGGGCGAACGGATCGACAAGATGAAAGACAAAGACGGAAAGCGTCTATCCGATGCACACCTCGTTGAGGTGCGCTCACCCGAGTACCCTTGGCTGCCCGCCGTCTACAAGAATCTCTCCGGCTACGTTCACTTCTCGGGGTCACATATCTACGACTCCGTAGCAAACGTCGGCGACGAAGACAACACTATCTCCTTCGAGGTGTCGGACACCGACCTGAAGTTCCCCGAGTTCAGTTGGGTCGAAATCCTTGAGTGCTTTCGTGAGGCCACCGCAATACTCGCCAAGTTCCTGCACGGCTACGTTCTCACCAAGCAGTTGTCGCCCGCCGAGCTTGAGGCGGCAAGAAGGCAGCTAACCCTTCCATCGAGCGGACAGCCACCAGCAAGCCGGTAGCTGCCGCTCATGTCAAACGTTATAGTTCGCTTGCTCCTGGAACCTCTTGGCGGTTCGGCTTGATTCTTGTCTGCGTTCATCTGCAAAGCTATGCAACTCCGAATGCAGCGGAGTAGACTATTCCTATATCTACAACTATCTACAACGGAAGAGGTCATATGGCCAAAAAATTGACGATGGTTTACTGGAAAGGCGATCGTTTCTGGCTGGGGAAGTTGCTTGAACATCCCGAAGTCATGACCCAGGGCGAGACGATTGAAGAACTGGAGGAAAACCTTAAGGACGCATTTCGGTCAATGGTAATGGATGAGGTGCCGCAGGATTACAAGACGAAAGAAATTGCGCTTTGAAGCGCAGTGAATTGATCCGCCAACTCGAACAACAAGGCTGCACGTTTCTTCGGCACGGCGGCCGCCACGATATCT
This is a stretch of genomic DNA from Burkholderiales bacterium. It encodes these proteins:
- a CDS encoding type II toxin-antitoxin system HicB family antitoxin; the protein is MAKKLTMVYWKGDRFWLGKLLEHPEVMTQGETIEELEENLKDAFRSMVMDEVPQDYKTKEIAL